A window of the Methanomassiliicoccales archaeon genome harbors these coding sequences:
- a CDS encoding aldehyde ferredoxin oxidoreductase C-terminal domain-containing protein yields the protein MNMTELKAKYEDVPEKWKNLGGRGLTSTIVADEVPPTCHPLGPNNKVVFAPGIVTGTSAPTSGRISVGGKSPLTGGIKEANAGTNFAQKLAKLGIKALIVQGQCKKKYYLLKITKDKVEFFDAKPWVGKGLYEVYPQLRENFGKDIAICATGIAGELGGAGAGVAFNDIDGLPSRYAGRGGLGAVMATRGLKFIIVDDDGAPGVEIKNKDLFKEGTKKLTAALQKHDITKPGGTLNSYGTDALINVINEAGALPHRNFSAGYDELAPLVSGEKKAEIIKKRGGERPHVCSPGCIIQCSEVWVREGGKDPVGVLEYESVWALGPNCGIYNLDDVGELNRACNDLGLDTIEMGGTIGVTMEGGIVKFGDGKGALCLLEEVRKKSPLGRIIANGTEFTGKAFGVTRIPTVKGQSIPAYDPRPIKGIGVTYATTPMGADHTAGYAIAPEILGVGGKADPMDTKKADLSRALQQSTAFIDTSGYCLFTAFAIMDIPEGFEGMVESCNGVLGTNWTVDDAVKLGAKILETERKFNRAAGLTRAHDRLPEFMRLEPLPPKNVVYDVPEEELDRVYPE from the coding sequence GTGAACATGACCGAACTGAAGGCCAAGTACGAGGACGTTCCAGAGAAATGGAAGAACCTCGGTGGCCGTGGACTCACTTCGACGATTGTGGCCGACGAGGTACCTCCAACGTGCCATCCGCTCGGGCCTAATAACAAGGTCGTCTTCGCTCCTGGGATCGTGACAGGCACGAGCGCACCAACATCCGGGCGAATCTCTGTCGGTGGCAAGTCTCCGTTAACTGGAGGAATCAAAGAGGCGAATGCAGGCACCAATTTTGCGCAAAAGTTAGCAAAACTCGGGATCAAGGCTCTGATAGTCCAGGGTCAGTGTAAGAAAAAGTACTATCTCCTAAAGATCACAAAGGACAAAGTCGAATTCTTTGATGCCAAGCCCTGGGTTGGAAAGGGTCTTTACGAGGTATATCCCCAGTTGAGGGAGAACTTCGGGAAAGACATCGCGATTTGCGCAACAGGGATCGCAGGAGAGCTTGGTGGAGCTGGCGCTGGCGTTGCATTCAATGACATCGATGGCTTGCCGAGCAGATACGCAGGTCGAGGCGGCCTTGGCGCGGTTATGGCGACACGGGGGCTGAAATTCATCATTGTCGACGATGATGGAGCTCCTGGCGTGGAGATCAAGAACAAAGATCTGTTTAAAGAAGGAACTAAGAAGCTTACTGCTGCGCTCCAGAAGCACGATATCACAAAGCCCGGAGGAACGCTGAACAGCTATGGGACAGACGCGTTGATCAATGTGATTAACGAGGCTGGTGCTCTACCACACAGGAACTTCTCCGCTGGATATGATGAACTTGCGCCGCTTGTCTCGGGAGAAAAGAAAGCGGAGATCATCAAGAAACGGGGCGGTGAGAGACCGCACGTGTGCAGCCCGGGCTGCATTATCCAGTGCTCGGAGGTCTGGGTCAGAGAAGGCGGGAAAGATCCAGTCGGTGTTCTTGAGTATGAATCCGTCTGGGCTCTCGGTCCGAACTGTGGTATCTATAATCTCGACGATGTAGGGGAGTTGAACCGCGCGTGCAATGACCTCGGTCTTGATACGATTGAAATGGGCGGTACGATCGGAGTGACGATGGAAGGAGGGATCGTGAAATTCGGCGACGGAAAGGGCGCCCTCTGCTTGCTCGAAGAGGTGAGAAAGAAGTCGCCACTTGGCCGCATCATCGCGAATGGGACAGAATTTACTGGCAAGGCGTTCGGCGTCACGAGGATCCCGACGGTCAAAGGCCAAAGCATCCCGGCATACGACCCGCGTCCCATCAAGGGTATTGGTGTTACCTATGCCACAACACCGATGGGTGCGGATCACACAGCTGGATACGCAATCGCACCAGAGATCCTCGGTGTTGGTGGAAAGGCGGATCCGATGGACACAAAGAAGGCCGACCTCTCGAGGGCACTGCAGCAGAGCACGGCGTTCATCGACACGAGCGGTTACTGCCTGTTCACGGCCTTTGCGATTATGGATATACCCGAAGGGTTCGAGGGCATGGTCGAGTCATGCAACGGCGTGCTCGGAACGAACTGGACTGTCGACGACGCGGTGAAACTCGGTGCGAAGATACTTGAGACCGAAAGGAAATTCAACAGGGCAGCGGGCCTGACGAGAGCGCACGATAGATTACCAGAATTCATGAGACTTGAACCACTGCCGCCGAAGAACGTGGTTTACGACGTTCCCGAAGAAGAACTTGACCGGGTCTATCCTGAGTGA
- a CDS encoding HesA/MoeB/ThiF family protein, whose product MLAEGVIGLRNAKFSDREVQRYSRQMMIEGFGEDGQRKLANATVGVMGQGGLGSPVSIYLAAAGIGRLVIVDYQSPEMSNLNRQILHWEEDVEKGISKVESAAWKMRKINSDIEVIPKKVKVTEENIGEVFEGADIIVDCLDDFTPRYMLNDFCVKNRIPFVHAAVEGFHGQLTTILPGETPCLRCLFPTPPPKKPTFPIVGVTAGVFGVLEAAEVIKLLTGMGNPLKSKLLIGDLLYQFWETIEVCRAGSCTVCGHL is encoded by the coding sequence ATGTTAGCCGAGGGGGTTATTGGATTGAGAAATGCTAAATTCTCGGATCGCGAAGTCCAGAGGTACTCGAGACAGATGATGATCGAGGGATTCGGCGAGGATGGACAGAGAAAACTCGCAAATGCGACGGTGGGGGTCATGGGCCAAGGGGGTCTTGGCTCTCCGGTTTCGATCTATCTGGCAGCTGCAGGTATAGGCAGGCTTGTCATTGTTGATTATCAATCACCAGAGATGTCAAATCTAAACCGACAAATACTTCACTGGGAGGAGGACGTAGAAAAAGGCATTTCAAAAGTAGAATCAGCGGCATGGAAGATGAGGAAAATTAACTCAGATATAGAGGTCATCCCGAAAAAGGTCAAAGTTACAGAGGAAAATATTGGCGAGGTCTTTGAAGGGGCTGACATCATCGTCGATTGTCTTGATGATTTCACGCCGCGCTACATGCTCAACGACTTCTGCGTAAAGAATAGAATTCCTTTCGTTCACGCGGCCGTTGAAGGGTTTCACGGTCAGCTGACGACAATCCTGCCGGGAGAGACGCCTTGTCTTCGATGCCTCTTTCCGACGCCACCACCAAAGAAACCAACCTTTCCAATTGTTGGCGTAACTGCTGGAGTATTTGGAGTTCTTGAGGCGGCCGAAGTGATCAAACTGTTAACAGGAATGGGAAATCCACTCAAATCAAAACTCCTGATCGGTGACCTGCTGTATCAATTCTGGGAAACGATCGAAGTCTGTCGTGCAGGTTCGTGCACCGTTTGCGGTCATCTGTGA
- a CDS encoding MoaD family protein: protein MTVRVKLFATLQEIAGVNEIYIEADDVMSVLEQLVQKFSKLKGEIFEDYEARKVRPRVKVMVNGYNIDHLRGFDTRLVDGDRVAVFPVLAGG from the coding sequence ATGACTGTCAGGGTGAAGCTTTTTGCAACGCTCCAGGAAATCGCGGGTGTCAATGAGATTTATATTGAAGCAGATGATGTTATGTCTGTGCTTGAACAGCTCGTTCAAAAATTTTCAAAGCTAAAAGGCGAGATCTTCGAAGATTACGAGGCGAGAAAGGTTAGGCCAAGAGTTAAGGTTATGGTCAATGGTTACAATATCGATCATCTCAGGGGATTTGACACACGCCTTGTCGATGGAGACAGAGTTGCTGTATTCCCCGTTCTCGCTGGTGGATAA